Proteins from one Bradyrhizobium amphicarpaeae genomic window:
- a CDS encoding CHASE2 domain-containing protein, which translates to MTRRVQILVALALTALWGAGIYAAHAGGHLRFLDRLEATLTDWRTQVRGVQRPPDLVTIVAIDDTVVKRGGSYPLPRADLARVVDTIVQFKPKVVAIDLLLVDRSAAIGDATLANTLATGPMVLAAAAIFPSASETVEAGSAGPLAVLPQAERFLLPLPAFADHAEVGIVNVATGQSGSPLSVPMLFRTRDKVELSFPLRVAARALDKPLTIASDHLMLGDRTVPTDTDFALPITYYGPRRTIRTVSAQSIFDGTLNRAAIENRIVVIGAAVAGGGDLYPTPFDSLMPGVEVVSTAITHLIAGDGIVRDRRVHIADALAAILLPVLLVGLLAWRRSALGIMAAATVMIAWAGLNAFAFTHGVWLNAATTLAAAVPPVAIFAGVQLWAGARRTQHLAAKSRSLAQFQAPAVQEWLARDPNFLSKPVRQDAAIVFIDLSGFTSLSERIGPDALREILQAFHALIDKAAVDCGGMITGFLGDGAMILFGLPAAMPDDAARALKCAIDLHRGVEHWIASLPSAIGGQLGFKIGAHFGEIVASRLGESHQHITATGDTVNVASRLMEVAVQNDARLALSNTLLDTADFHGAPDGVLSGPLPAQIRGRSGVVTVWFWRDRDGPSHTAAMAEMID; encoded by the coding sequence ATGACGAGACGCGTTCAGATCCTGGTGGCACTCGCCCTCACCGCGCTGTGGGGCGCGGGCATCTATGCCGCGCACGCAGGCGGCCATCTGCGCTTTCTCGACCGGCTGGAAGCAACGCTGACCGATTGGCGGACCCAGGTCCGCGGCGTGCAACGTCCGCCTGATCTCGTCACCATCGTTGCGATCGACGATACCGTGGTGAAGCGCGGCGGCAGCTATCCGCTGCCGCGGGCCGATCTCGCCCGCGTCGTCGACACCATCGTGCAATTCAAGCCGAAGGTCGTTGCGATCGATCTCCTGCTCGTCGACCGCAGCGCTGCGATCGGCGACGCCACGCTGGCGAACACGCTCGCCACCGGTCCCATGGTGCTCGCCGCCGCGGCGATCTTCCCCAGCGCCAGCGAGACCGTGGAGGCCGGCAGCGCAGGTCCCCTCGCCGTGCTGCCGCAAGCCGAACGTTTCCTGCTGCCGCTGCCTGCGTTCGCCGACCACGCCGAGGTCGGTATCGTCAATGTCGCGACCGGACAATCGGGCTCGCCGCTCTCGGTGCCGATGCTGTTCCGGACCCGCGACAAGGTCGAGCTGTCGTTCCCGTTGCGGGTCGCGGCGCGCGCGCTCGACAAGCCGCTGACGATCGCGTCCGATCATCTCATGCTCGGCGACCGCACCGTGCCGACCGATACCGACTTCGCGCTGCCGATCACCTATTACGGCCCGCGCCGCACCATCCGGACCGTGAGCGCGCAGAGCATTTTCGACGGCACGCTCAATCGTGCGGCGATCGAGAACCGGATCGTCGTGATCGGCGCCGCGGTCGCGGGCGGTGGCGACCTCTATCCGACGCCGTTCGATTCCCTGATGCCCGGTGTCGAGGTGGTCTCGACCGCAATCACCCATCTCATTGCCGGCGACGGCATCGTGCGCGACCGCAGGGTCCATATCGCCGACGCGCTCGCCGCGATCCTGCTGCCGGTACTGCTGGTCGGCTTGCTGGCCTGGCGGCGCAGCGCGCTCGGCATCATGGCGGCGGCGACCGTGATGATCGCCTGGGCCGGCCTCAATGCGTTCGCGTTCACGCACGGCGTCTGGCTGAATGCGGCAACCACGCTCGCCGCCGCAGTGCCGCCGGTTGCGATCTTTGCCGGCGTGCAGCTGTGGGCCGGAGCCCGCCGTACGCAACATCTCGCCGCCAAGAGCAGATCTCTCGCACAATTCCAGGCACCGGCCGTGCAGGAATGGCTGGCGCGCGATCCGAACTTCCTGTCCAAACCGGTCCGGCAGGACGCCGCAATCGTCTTCATCGATCTCTCCGGCTTCACGTCGTTGAGCGAACGGATCGGTCCGGACGCGCTTCGGGAGATCCTGCAGGCGTTTCACGCGCTGATCGACAAGGCCGCGGTCGATTGCGGCGGCATGATCACCGGCTTTCTCGGCGACGGCGCCATGATCCTGTTCGGTCTGCCGGCTGCGATGCCCGATGACGCCGCGCGCGCGCTCAAATGCGCGATCGACTTGCACCGTGGCGTCGAACACTGGATCGCCTCGCTGCCGTCAGCGATCGGCGGCCAGCTCGGCTTCAAGATCGGCGCGCATTTCGGCGAGATCGTCGCCTCCCGCCTCGGCGAAAGCCACCAGCACATCACCGCGACCGGCGACACGGTCAACGTCGCGAGCCGGCTGATGGAAGTCGCCGTCCAGAACGATGCACGGCTCGCCCTGAGCAATACGCTGCTGGATACGGCCGACTTCCACGGGGCTCCCGACGGCGTTCTGTCGGGCCCCCTTCCCGCCCAGATCCGTGGCCGCTCCGGCGTCGTGACCGTGTGGTTCTGGCGCGACCGGGACGGACCGAGCCACACTGCGGCCATGGCCGAGATGATCGATTGA
- a CDS encoding glycosyltransferase family 39 protein — MGGADARIVRNTTLLILALVAMRLVAAAVTPITFDEAYYWMWSKNLAGGYYDHPPMVAYVIRAGTMIAGDTELGVRLVSVLLALPMSYAVYRSAAILFGGARVAATSAILLNVTMMASVGTLIVTPDAPLLVASSFVLFFLAKVLETGRGVWWLAVGAAVGAALLSKYTAMFFGAGILIWLACVPKLRRWFLSPWPYLGGLVALALFSPVILWNADHQWVSFAKQLGRAKIEDFRPVFIAELIPTQIAFATPLVFILGAMGLHALTWQRAGARASRVLIEAMFWTIVAYFVWHSLHARVEANWFAPVYPPFVVAAAAAANLAQWKPRARRLADFCLRWAAPVGIVMFAALIVQANTGWLSGYRRDATVRSVGVGWRELAAGIEAMRARYGATCVLAQDYGTTGWLAFYLPSGTCVVQQNQRIRWVNMREPDPKLLAGKLLYVDELHPDGHPVLDALFAKVTQVAQLQRKRGPLVVETYGVDLLEDAKGDVLDRSPPPEAR, encoded by the coding sequence ATGGGCGGGGCTGACGCTCGGATCGTCCGCAACACCACGCTGCTGATTCTGGCGCTGGTGGCCATGCGGCTCGTTGCGGCCGCGGTCACGCCGATCACCTTCGACGAAGCCTATTACTGGATGTGGTCGAAGAATCTGGCGGGCGGCTATTACGACCATCCGCCGATGGTCGCCTATGTGATCCGCGCCGGCACCATGATCGCGGGCGATACCGAGCTCGGCGTCCGCCTCGTCTCGGTCCTGCTGGCGCTGCCGATGAGCTATGCGGTCTATCGCTCCGCCGCGATCCTGTTCGGGGGCGCGCGCGTGGCGGCGACCAGCGCCATCCTGCTCAATGTAACGATGATGGCCTCCGTCGGCACGCTGATCGTGACGCCGGATGCGCCGCTTCTGGTCGCATCCAGCTTCGTGCTGTTCTTCCTCGCAAAGGTACTGGAGACCGGCCGCGGCGTCTGGTGGCTTGCGGTCGGCGCGGCCGTTGGCGCCGCGCTGCTGTCGAAATACACGGCGATGTTCTTCGGCGCCGGGATCCTGATCTGGCTCGCTTGCGTGCCGAAGCTGCGGCGCTGGTTTCTCTCGCCCTGGCCCTATCTCGGCGGCCTCGTTGCGCTGGCGCTGTTCTCGCCGGTGATCCTCTGGAATGCGGACCACCAATGGGTCTCGTTCGCAAAGCAGCTCGGGCGCGCGAAGATCGAGGACTTCCGCCCCGTCTTCATCGCCGAGCTGATCCCGACCCAGATCGCGTTCGCGACGCCGCTGGTCTTCATCCTCGGTGCGATGGGCCTGCACGCGCTGACCTGGCAGCGCGCCGGCGCACGGGCCTCACGCGTGCTGATCGAGGCGATGTTCTGGACCATCGTCGCCTATTTCGTCTGGCATTCACTGCATGCCCGCGTCGAAGCCAACTGGTTCGCGCCGGTCTATCCGCCTTTCGTTGTTGCCGCTGCTGCCGCCGCCAACCTCGCGCAGTGGAAGCCGCGTGCGCGGCGCCTGGCGGATTTCTGCCTGCGCTGGGCCGCGCCTGTCGGCATCGTGATGTTTGCGGCGCTGATCGTGCAAGCCAACACCGGCTGGCTCTCGGGATATCGCCGCGATGCCACCGTGCGCAGCGTCGGCGTCGGCTGGCGCGAGCTCGCCGCGGGAATCGAGGCCATGCGCGCGCGCTATGGCGCGACCTGCGTGCTTGCGCAGGACTATGGCACGACGGGTTGGCTCGCCTTCTACTTGCCATCAGGCACCTGCGTGGTGCAGCAGAACCAGCGCATCCGCTGGGTCAACATGCGCGAGCCCGATCCAAAGCTGCTTGCGGGCAAGCTGCTCTATGTCGACGAGCTGCATCCGGACGGTCATCCCGTCCTCGACGCCCTATTTGCGAAGGTCACGCAGGTCGCGCAATTGCAGCGCAAGCGCGGCCCGCTCGTGGTCGAGACCTACGGCGTCGATCTGCTGGAGGACGCCAAGGGCGACGTGCTGGACCGCTCGCCGCCGCCGGAAGCGAGGTAG
- a CDS encoding glycosyltransferase family 2 protein, with product MNEAIRPGSDNPLQALEGPELSVIVPTFNERDNVAVLYRRLEATLANVAWEVVFVDDNSPDGTWDVVRTLAQQDSRVRCIRRIGRRGLSGACIEGILASSAPYVAVIDADLQHDETQLPKMLLLLASDEADLVVGSRYIEGYKTEGFNKQRAGASALATEFARKMLRVEIADPMSGFFMIRRDRFEQLAPKLSVHGFKILLDVVATAHGGLRAVEIPYTFGARQHGESKLDSMVALDFLGLVLAKLSNDIVSLRFILFAMVGGIGLVVHLTTLFIGLQLFKAPFAEAQAAGAIVAMTSNFILNNFLTYRDQRLKGFALLRGLIAFYIVCSVGLLANVGVAFSVYDQEPIWWLAGMAGALMGVVWNYAMSGLFVWRKK from the coding sequence ATGAATGAAGCGATCAGACCGGGCTCCGACAATCCGCTGCAGGCTCTCGAAGGGCCGGAACTGTCGGTCATCGTCCCGACCTTCAACGAGCGCGACAATGTCGCTGTGCTATACCGGCGGCTGGAGGCGACACTCGCCAACGTCGCCTGGGAGGTCGTGTTCGTCGACGACAATTCGCCCGACGGCACCTGGGACGTCGTGCGCACGCTGGCGCAGCAGGACAGCCGCGTGCGCTGTATCCGCCGCATCGGCCGCCGCGGCCTGTCGGGCGCCTGCATCGAGGGCATCCTGGCCTCCAGCGCGCCCTATGTGGCCGTGATCGATGCCGACCTCCAGCACGACGAGACGCAACTGCCGAAAATGCTGTTGCTGCTCGCAAGCGACGAGGCCGACCTCGTGGTCGGCAGCCGCTACATCGAAGGCTACAAGACCGAGGGCTTCAACAAGCAGCGCGCCGGCGCCAGCGCGCTGGCGACCGAGTTCGCCAGGAAGATGCTGCGGGTCGAGATCGCCGATCCCATGAGCGGCTTCTTCATGATCCGCCGTGACCGGTTCGAACAGCTCGCGCCGAAGCTTTCCGTGCACGGCTTCAAGATCCTGCTCGACGTCGTCGCGACCGCGCACGGCGGCTTGCGCGCGGTCGAGATTCCCTACACTTTCGGCGCCCGCCAGCATGGCGAGAGCAAGCTCGATTCCATGGTCGCGCTCGACTTCCTCGGCCTGGTGCTGGCCAAGCTGAGCAACGACATCGTCTCGCTGCGTTTCATCCTGTTCGCGATGGTCGGCGGCATCGGCCTCGTGGTGCATCTCACCACGTTGTTCATCGGACTTCAGCTGTTCAAGGCGCCGTTCGCGGAGGCGCAGGCCGCCGGCGCCATCGTCGCCATGACCAGCAATTTCATCCTCAATAACTTCCTCACCTATCGCGACCAGCGGCTGAAGGGCTTTGCGCTGCTGCGCGGCCTGATCGCCTTTTACATCGTGTGCAGCGTCGGCCTGCTCGCCAATGTCGGCGTCGCCTTCTCGGTCTACGACCAGGAGCCGATCTGGTGGCTGGCCGGCATGGCCGGTGCGCTGATGGGCGTGGTGTGGAACTACGCGATGTCAGGCCTGTTCGTCTGGCGCAAGAAATAA
- a CDS encoding DUF72 domain-containing protein, whose protein sequence is MAKAKTASKKSGNIFIGIGGWTFEPWRGVFYPEKLTQAKELSYAASKLTSIEINGTYYGSQKPESFRKWASEVPDGFVFSVKGPRFATNRRVLAEAGDSIKRFYDSGVLELGDHLGPVLWQFAPTKKFDGADFGKFLELLPRQLDGRALRHVVEVRHDSFCAPDFVALIREFETPVVFAEHGKYPAIADVAGDFVYARLQKGNDEIKTCYPPKQLDAWAGRLQAWASGGEPDDLPKVDKAKPKKEPRDVFAYVIHEGKVRAPAGAMELIARVS, encoded by the coding sequence GTGGCCAAAGCAAAAACCGCGTCCAAGAAATCAGGCAACATCTTCATCGGCATCGGCGGCTGGACCTTCGAGCCCTGGCGCGGCGTGTTCTATCCGGAGAAGCTGACGCAGGCCAAGGAGCTGTCCTATGCCGCTTCGAAGCTGACCTCGATCGAGATCAACGGCACCTATTACGGCTCGCAGAAGCCGGAGAGCTTTCGCAAATGGGCGAGCGAGGTGCCCGACGGCTTCGTGTTCTCGGTGAAGGGACCGCGCTTCGCCACCAACCGGCGGGTGCTGGCGGAAGCAGGCGATTCCATCAAACGGTTCTATGATTCAGGCGTGCTGGAACTCGGCGACCATCTCGGGCCGGTACTGTGGCAGTTCGCGCCGACCAAGAAATTCGACGGCGCCGATTTCGGCAAGTTCCTCGAGCTGTTGCCGCGCCAACTCGACGGACGCGCATTGCGCCATGTCGTCGAGGTCCGCCACGACAGCTTCTGCGCGCCGGACTTCGTGGCCCTGATCCGCGAGTTCGAGACGCCCGTGGTGTTCGCCGAGCACGGCAAATATCCCGCCATCGCCGATGTCGCCGGCGATTTCGTCTATGCCAGGCTGCAGAAGGGCAATGACGAGATCAAGACCTGCTACCCGCCCAAGCAGCTCGATGCCTGGGCCGGGCGCCTCCAGGCCTGGGCTTCCGGCGGTGAACCGGACGACCTGCCCAAAGTCGACAAGGCCAAGCCGAAGAAGGAGCCGCGTGACGTCTTCGCCTACGTCATCCACGAGGGCAAGGTGCGCGCGCCCGCCGGCGCCATGGAGTTGATCGCAAGGGTGAGCTGA
- a CDS encoding DUF488 family protein: MAKAKKLFTIGYEQTPPKAVLDELEQAGVKLVVDVRAVTSSRRPGFSKKQLAAGLDERGIAYVHLAALGTPKEGRLAARSGQYDLLEKIFSKHLKAPEAKEAMDELSALVKKAGPVCLLCYERDHTHCHRQMIAEIIEARDAVAVKNLAGRQV, from the coding sequence ATGGCAAAGGCGAAGAAGCTTTTCACCATCGGCTATGAGCAGACGCCGCCCAAGGCGGTGCTCGACGAGCTCGAGCAGGCCGGGGTCAAGCTCGTGGTCGACGTGCGCGCGGTGACCTCGTCACGGCGGCCGGGCTTTTCCAAGAAGCAGCTTGCCGCGGGTCTCGACGAACGCGGCATCGCCTATGTCCACCTCGCCGCGCTGGGCACGCCGAAGGAAGGTCGCCTCGCTGCCCGCAGCGGGCAATACGATTTGCTGGAGAAGATATTCTCGAAGCACCTGAAGGCGCCGGAGGCCAAGGAGGCGATGGACGAGCTCTCGGCGCTGGTGAAGAAGGCCGGTCCCGTATGCCTGCTCTGCTACGAGCGTGACCACACCCATTGCCACCGCCAGATGATCGCGGAGATCATCGAGGCGCGCGATGCGGTTGCAGTGAAGAACCTGGCGGGGCGGCAAGTGTAG
- a CDS encoding PhzF family phenazine biosynthesis protein, giving the protein MLRRYITVDVFTDRAFGGNQLAVVLDGGGLTTVQMQAVATEFNYSETTFVLSPRDKANDAEVRIFTPVRELPFAGHPNVGTAFVLASLASESKPRLLFEEKAGLVPVDIRREQGKVVSTELTAPQPLSRLAEISAADIAACISLAADDIRTDRHAPQVVGVGTPFLVAELHSRDALKRARPDAAAFGRVLPRDGAFSVWFYTREVGAAEASCDLQARMFMRGTSGFAEDPATGSATVAAAALFADLDPVRDGELKLTVGQGFDMGRPSILLTRVRKQDGKIVSAHVGGSCVQMMEGTFKLAGEG; this is encoded by the coding sequence ATGCTGCGTCGCTACATCACCGTCGACGTGTTCACCGACCGCGCCTTCGGCGGCAACCAGCTCGCCGTGGTGCTCGACGGCGGCGGACTCACGACGGTGCAGATGCAGGCGGTCGCGACCGAATTCAATTATTCCGAGACCACCTTCGTGCTGTCGCCGCGTGACAAGGCCAATGATGCCGAGGTGCGCATCTTCACGCCGGTGCGGGAGCTTCCCTTTGCCGGCCATCCGAATGTCGGGACCGCCTTCGTGCTGGCGAGCCTCGCCAGTGAGTCGAAGCCGCGTTTGCTGTTCGAGGAGAAGGCCGGGCTCGTGCCGGTCGACATTCGTCGAGAGCAAGGAAAGGTGGTCAGCACCGAATTGACTGCTCCGCAGCCGCTGTCACGACTGGCGGAAATTTCCGCCGCTGACATTGCGGCCTGCATCTCATTGGCTGCCGATGACATCAGGACCGATCGCCACGCGCCGCAGGTCGTTGGCGTCGGCACGCCTTTCCTGGTGGCGGAGCTGCATTCGCGCGATGCGCTGAAGCGGGCAAGGCCCGATGCGGCCGCCTTCGGCAGGGTGCTCCCGCGCGACGGCGCGTTCTCGGTGTGGTTCTATACGCGGGAGGTTGGCGCCGCGGAGGCGTCTTGCGATCTCCAGGCGCGGATGTTCATGCGCGGCACCAGCGGTTTCGCCGAGGACCCCGCAACCGGCAGCGCCACGGTTGCCGCGGCAGCACTGTTCGCCGACCTCGATCCCGTGCGCGATGGCGAACTCAAGCTCACGGTCGGCCAGGGCTTTGACATGGGCCGGCCGAGCATCCTGCTGACGCGCGTGCGCAAGCAGGACGGCAAGATCGTCTCCGCCCATGTCGGCGGCAGCTGCGTGCAGATGATGGAGGGAACGTTCAAGCTGGCGGGGGAGGGGTAG
- a CDS encoding adenylate/guanylate cyclase domain-containing protein yields MVRFASRKTRHQAVLSEDFERELTREVLRTELLRVRALILTGCIMMLLLTSIYLIDPGVVNRVWHGTDGIIAVYALLAGFILFEVWVHTQIRKNLRLDRDVPVIRRYVGTLIETSLPTVILILQTRTMGASQALGFAVPLMYFIFVILSTLRLDFWLSAFTGFVAAAGLLSVALYYNSADEAGDPLIYFHAVRSVVILICGALAGAVGAQLRRQFAASIAAATARDRVTNLFGQHVSPQVVERLMAAGTSGGGDVRRVAVMFVDFRGFTAGAQSRTPQEVVDRLDGAFAVLVDILDRQGGIVNKFLGDGFLALFGAPLEASDAAQRAVAAGREMLGAMDRINAQTSWPLRIGIGIHFGEVVAGNIGSPRRKEYTVIGDTVNFASRLEALNKEFGSQLLISSTVREALGNDGDDAVALGEVEVRGYDRKVAVFQLG; encoded by the coding sequence ATGGTCAGGTTTGCGAGCAGGAAGACGCGGCACCAAGCCGTCTTGTCGGAGGATTTCGAGCGCGAGCTGACGCGGGAGGTGTTGCGCACCGAGCTGTTGCGGGTGCGGGCACTGATCCTGACGGGCTGCATCATGATGCTGTTGCTCACCTCGATCTATTTGATCGACCCCGGCGTGGTGAACCGGGTGTGGCACGGAACGGACGGGATTATCGCGGTCTATGCTCTGCTCGCCGGCTTCATCCTGTTCGAGGTCTGGGTCCACACCCAGATCAGAAAGAACCTGCGGCTCGATCGGGACGTGCCGGTGATCCGGCGCTATGTCGGCACGCTGATCGAGACGTCGCTGCCGACCGTGATCCTGATCCTGCAAACCCGTACGATGGGTGCAAGCCAGGCGCTCGGTTTCGCCGTGCCGCTGATGTATTTCATCTTCGTCATCCTCTCGACCCTGCGGCTCGATTTCTGGCTCTCTGCATTCACCGGTTTCGTGGCTGCAGCCGGGCTTCTGTCGGTCGCGCTGTACTACAATTCGGCGGACGAGGCTGGCGATCCCCTGATCTATTTCCACGCTGTGCGCAGCGTCGTCATCCTGATTTGCGGTGCGCTGGCGGGCGCCGTCGGCGCGCAGCTGCGCCGCCAGTTTGCCGCGAGCATCGCGGCGGCGACCGCGCGCGACCGGGTGACGAACCTGTTCGGCCAGCATGTCTCTCCGCAGGTGGTGGAGCGGCTGATGGCGGCGGGAACCAGCGGGGGCGGCGACGTTCGCCGCGTCGCGGTGATGTTCGTCGATTTCCGCGGCTTCACGGCCGGCGCGCAGTCGCGCACCCCGCAGGAGGTGGTCGACCGGCTCGACGGCGCCTTTGCAGTGCTGGTGGACATTCTCGACCGTCAGGGCGGCATCGTGAACAAGTTCCTGGGCGATGGTTTTCTTGCCTTGTTCGGCGCGCCGCTGGAGGCCTCGGACGCGGCGCAGCGTGCCGTTGCCGCGGGCCGCGAGATGCTGGGCGCGATGGACCGCATCAACGCGCAGACGAGTTGGCCGCTTCGCATCGGCATTGGCATCCATTTCGGCGAGGTCGTCGCCGGCAATATCGGCTCGCCCCGGCGCAAGGAATACACCGTGATCGGTGACACCGTGAACTTTGCCTCGCGGCTGGAGGCACTGAACAAGGAGTTCGGTTCGCAGCTCCTGATTTCCTCGACCGTGCGCGAGGCGCTGGGCAACGACGGTGACGACGCCGTTGCGCTCGGCGAGGTCGAGGTGCGCGGCTATGACCGGAAGGTGGCGGTGTTTCAGCTCGGATAG
- a CDS encoding ABC transporter permease, which produces MSAVDHPPPRREIRERFGFLRRSYAMLIKEFIQLKRDRVSFAMIVMLPVMQLMLFGYAINTTPHHLPSAVLLQEDSDLARSILKALENTAYFRFLYEVHDVEDFDNLLKSGKVLFGVEIPRGFERAVRRGDRPALLVAADATDPVAASAAIGSLGMVVQTALKHDLYIGNPPEMPFEIRAHARYNPAASSSLNIVPGLVGTILTMTMLIFTALSVTREVERGTMESLLSMPIKPVEVMFGKIVPYVLVGFLQAFLIIGIGVGLFGVPVLGNLFLLALLSTLFITTNLSIGYTISTVVQNQLQAMQMSMMFFLPSILLSGFMFPFAGMPTWAQYVGECLPLTHYLRIVRAIMLKGASMQNLRFDTLALATLMLLAMTIAVTRFRRTLD; this is translated from the coding sequence ATGAGTGCCGTCGACCATCCCCCGCCGCGCCGCGAAATCCGCGAGCGCTTCGGTTTCCTGCGGCGCTCTTATGCAATGCTGATCAAGGAGTTCATCCAGCTCAAGCGTGACCGCGTGTCGTTTGCGATGATCGTGATGCTGCCGGTGATGCAGCTGATGCTGTTCGGCTATGCCATCAACACCACGCCGCATCATCTCCCGAGCGCGGTACTGTTGCAGGAGGACTCCGACCTCGCCCGCTCGATCCTGAAAGCTCTCGAGAACACGGCCTATTTCCGCTTCCTCTACGAAGTCCATGATGTCGAGGATTTCGACAACCTGCTGAAATCCGGCAAGGTGCTGTTCGGCGTGGAGATCCCGCGCGGCTTCGAGCGCGCGGTGCGGCGTGGTGACAGGCCGGCGCTGCTGGTCGCGGCCGACGCGACCGATCCGGTGGCGGCCAGCGCGGCGATCGGTTCGCTCGGCATGGTCGTGCAGACTGCGCTCAAGCACGATCTCTACATCGGCAATCCCCCCGAGATGCCGTTCGAGATTCGCGCGCACGCCCGTTACAATCCGGCCGCATCCTCCAGCCTCAACATCGTGCCGGGCCTTGTCGGCACCATCCTCACCATGACCATGCTGATCTTCACCGCGCTGTCGGTCACGCGCGAGGTCGAGCGCGGCACCATGGAGAGTCTGCTGTCGATGCCGATCAAGCCTGTCGAGGTGATGTTCGGCAAGATCGTGCCCTATGTGCTGGTCGGCTTCCTGCAGGCCTTCCTCATCATCGGCATCGGCGTCGGACTGTTCGGCGTCCCCGTGCTTGGCAATCTGTTCCTGCTGGCACTGCTCTCGACACTGTTCATCACCACCAACCTGTCGATCGGCTACACCATCTCGACCGTGGTGCAGAACCAGCTCCAGGCCATGCAGATGTCGATGATGTTCTTCCTTCCGAGCATTCTGCTGTCCGGCTTCATGTTCCCGTTCGCGGGCATGCCGACCTGGGCGCAATATGTCGGGGAATGCCTGCCGCTCACCCATTACCTGCGCATCGTCCGCGCCATCATGCTGAAGGGGGCGAGCATGCAGAATTTGCGCTTCGACACGCTGGCGCTGGCCACCCTGATGCTGCTCGCCATGACGATCGCCGTGACACGCTTCCGCCGTACGCTGGATTGA
- a CDS encoding ABC transporter ATP-binding protein translates to MSGESGIAIDVKGLTKSFGGREVVHDLSMQVKRGSIYGFLGPNGSGKTTTIRILCGLLTPDSGEGTCLGYDILRDAEKIKRQVGYMTQRFSLYQDLSVRENLEFVARLYGLVDARGAARDMIKRIGLSGREEQLAGELSGGWKQRLALGACTLPNPQLLLLDEPTAGVDPKARRDFWNEIHALAADGLTVLVSTHYMDEAERCHEIAYIAYGHLLAHGTVEQVIAKSALTTYTVTGEELNELAAGLTGKPGIDMVAPFGTSLHVSGRDVAALEASIAPWREKSGLHWHQSSPSLEDVFIELMGRSKDNFQ, encoded by the coding sequence ATGAGTGGCGAGAGCGGCATCGCAATCGACGTCAAGGGGCTGACCAAATCGTTCGGCGGCCGCGAGGTCGTGCACGATCTGTCGATGCAGGTGAAGCGCGGCTCGATCTACGGCTTCCTTGGCCCCAACGGATCGGGCAAGACCACGACCATCCGTATCCTCTGCGGGCTGCTCACGCCCGACAGCGGCGAGGGCACCTGTCTCGGCTACGACATTTTGCGCGACGCTGAAAAGATCAAGCGCCAGGTGGGCTACATGACCCAGCGCTTCAGTCTGTATCAGGATCTTTCGGTGCGCGAGAACCTCGAGTTTGTCGCGCGGCTCTACGGTCTGGTCGATGCGCGCGGCGCTGCGCGCGACATGATCAAGCGGATCGGCCTTTCCGGGCGCGAGGAACAGCTGGCGGGCGAGCTCTCCGGCGGCTGGAAGCAGCGGCTGGCGCTGGGGGCCTGTACGCTACCCAATCCGCAATTGCTGCTGCTGGACGAGCCGACGGCGGGCGTCGATCCCAAGGCACGGCGCGATTTCTGGAACGAGATCCACGCACTCGCCGCCGACGGCCTCACCGTACTGGTTTCCACCCATTACATGGACGAAGCCGAACGCTGCCACGAGATCGCCTATATCGCCTACGGCCATCTGCTCGCGCACGGCACGGTAGAGCAGGTGATCGCGAAATCCGCGCTGACGACCTACACGGTGACAGGCGAGGAACTCAACGAACTCGCTGCCGGGCTCACCGGCAAGCCCGGGATCGACATGGTGGCGCCGTTCGGCACTTCGCTTCATGTCTCGGGGCGCGACGTTGCCGCGCTCGAAGCCAGCATCGCGCCGTGGCGGGAAAAAAGCGGCTTGCACTGGCACCAATCGTCGCCTTCGCTGGAAGACGTGTTCATCGAACTGATGGGTCGCTCCAAGGACAATTTCCAATGA